In Zea mays cultivar B73 unplaced genomic scaffold, Zm-B73-REFERENCE-NAM-5.0 scaffold_106, whole genome shotgun sequence, the genomic window GGTTCGAGAATAGGGTAGGGTCCTGTCCTAATAAAGATAAATAAAGGGGCGGGTCCCTTTATGCATGCATCTTCGTACAAGTGGAGGCCGGAAAGATCAAACCAATAGAACCGCTCACATCACAGTAGTCGTAGTTGCGTAAAGGCCGTGGGGGGCGACCATAACATAAGGCAATGACTTTCACGGATCTCTCTCTATCTATAGATATAACGAACGGGCGGGTTCGAAAGGTAGGGTTTTTTACGGTCGGGTCCCCTACCACTAGTCCGGCTAGCCTTCTTCGGGCAGGAAGCAGGCCGGGCCCGACGGGCGGGCATCTCCCGCAACGCAAGCTGCATTGTTCGCCACCACCCGAGAAGCAAAAGATTCGAGAGTCAAGGCGGAAAAGACAAGCATAGTGGTCTAATGACAAGGGCCGACGACGGAAGCTCGGGACGGAGCCGTATGATGCGGAAGTCTCACGTACGGTTCCCTGAGAAGGGAGTGGCTACCCACTGGAGCTTCGACCAACCACCACCGGTCAATTCCGCTTTGGGGCCACCCCTGACTCTACCATCATTATAGGGGTATGGGGTTCGAGACAAAGAAAGATCAAGGCAGCATATCAGTTTTTCCTATATACTTTACTTGGATCCGTTTTTATGCTATTAGCTATTCTGTTGATTCTTCTCCAAACAGGAACCACCGATTTACAAATTTTATTAACCACAGAATTTAGTGAGCGGCGCCAAATCCTTCTATGGATTGCCTTTTTCGCCTCTTTTGCCGTCAAAGTGCCTATGGTACCAGTTCATATTTGGTTACCCGAAGCCCATGTAGAGGCACCTACGGCTGGATCCGTCATCTTGGCAGGAATTCTTTTAAAATTGGGAACCTACGGGTTTTTAAGATTTTCAATACCCATGTTTCCCGAAGCGACACTTTGTTTCACTCCTTTCATTTATACTCTAAGTGCGATTGCTATAATATATACTTCCTTGACCACTTTAAGACAGATCGATCTTAAGAAGATCATTGCCTACTCCTCAGTAGCCCATATGAATTTGGTGACTATTGGTATGTTTAGTCGGGCGGCGGCCGTTAGGTCACCTATTTTGAGTTATGGACACA contains:
- the LOC118473675 gene encoding NADH-ubiquinone oxidoreductase chain 4 (The sequence of the model RefSeq protein was modified relative to this genomic sequence to represent the inferred CDS: added 512 bases not found in genome assembly); protein product: MQGSGYPLELRPTTTGQFRFGATPDSTIIIGVWGSRQRKIKAAYQFFLYTLLGSVFMLLAILLILLQTGTTDLQILLTTEFSERRQILLWIAFFASFAVKVPMVPVHIWLPEAHVEAPTAGSVILAGILLKLGTYGFLRFSIPMFPEATLCFTPFIYTLSAIAIIYTSLTTLRQIDLKKIIAYSSVAHMNLVTIGMFSLNIPGIGGSILLMLSHGLVSSALFLCVGVLYDRHKTRLVRYYGGLVSTMPNFSTIFFFFTLANMSLPGTSSFIGEFLILVGAFQRNSLVATLAALGMILGAAYSLWLYNRVVSGNLKPDFLYKFSDLNGREVFIFLPFLVGVVWMGVYPKVFLDCMHTSVSNLVQHGKFH